The following are encoded in a window of Variovorax paradoxus genomic DNA:
- the hpaR gene encoding homoprotocatechuate degradation operon regulator HpaR has translation MSTTFTHRNLPRLLLQAREAVMAHTRPSLREHALSDQQWRVLRVLGEHGAVDTGRVAREAFILGPSLTGVLARMERDNLITRARDPADQRRTVVEATPHGMKLVKRLGSSIEAHYDWMEKSLGKAKLTQLYGLLDELIALEQPDT, from the coding sequence TTGAGCACCACCTTCACGCACCGCAATTTGCCGCGCCTGCTGCTGCAGGCCCGCGAAGCCGTGATGGCCCACACGCGGCCCAGCCTGCGCGAGCACGCGCTGTCCGACCAGCAATGGCGCGTGCTGCGCGTGCTGGGCGAACACGGCGCGGTCGACACCGGCCGCGTCGCGCGCGAGGCCTTCATCCTCGGCCCCAGCCTCACGGGCGTGCTCGCACGCATGGAGCGCGACAACCTCATCACCCGCGCCCGCGATCCGGCCGACCAGCGCCGCACCGTGGTCGAGGCCACGCCGCACGGCATGAAGCTCGTGAAGCGGCTGGGCAGCAGCATCGAGGCGCACTACGACTGGATGGAAAAGTCGCTGGGCAAGGCCAAGCTGACGCAGCTCTACGGCCTGCTCGACGAACTGATCGCGCTGGAGCAACCCGACACATGA
- a CDS encoding ATP-binding protein: MLRSLYRRHLYVRIWLAVVGGVVILTLMANWIVRVAAEAERERLAPVPREVVVLDSQDRTIGTGKAMRVPGQGLEFDVSLSDGRDMTLRVAPRERPTGTGGFAPWRTPFGLGWMIALVGVAVALGVYPIVRRITQRLETLQRGVQRWGEGDLSARVIEEGQDEVADLSKRFNASAERIEQLVRSHKSLLANASHELRSPLTRIRMGLELMGDQPSPAAREEISRNIGELDQLIDEILLASRLDASEADMGTIEAVDLTGLAAEECAQVNAELDLAEGTDNATLTVPGVSRLLRRAIRNLLENARRYGAGEISVELGSAGGYATVRVNDRGPGVPAALRDRIFEPFYRLPGASERNGGVGLGLALVKSIAERHGGSVQCEDRPGGGASFVIRLPAKATAAPH; this comes from the coding sequence ATGCTGCGCAGCCTCTACCGCCGCCATCTCTACGTCCGCATCTGGCTCGCGGTGGTCGGCGGCGTGGTCATCCTCACGCTGATGGCCAACTGGATCGTGCGCGTGGCCGCCGAGGCCGAGCGCGAGCGCCTGGCGCCCGTGCCGCGCGAAGTGGTCGTGCTCGACAGCCAGGACCGCACCATCGGCACCGGCAAGGCCATGCGCGTGCCGGGCCAGGGGCTGGAGTTCGACGTGTCGCTGAGCGACGGCCGCGACATGACATTGCGCGTCGCGCCGCGCGAACGCCCCACCGGCACCGGCGGCTTCGCGCCCTGGCGCACCCCGTTCGGACTGGGCTGGATGATCGCGCTCGTGGGCGTGGCGGTGGCACTGGGCGTCTACCCGATCGTGCGGCGCATCACCCAGCGGCTCGAAACCCTGCAACGCGGCGTGCAGCGCTGGGGCGAGGGCGACCTCTCGGCGCGCGTGATCGAGGAAGGACAAGACGAAGTGGCCGATCTCTCCAAGCGTTTCAATGCCTCCGCCGAACGCATCGAGCAGCTCGTGCGTTCCCACAAGTCGCTGCTGGCGAATGCCTCGCACGAGCTGCGCTCGCCGCTCACCCGCATCCGCATGGGCCTGGAACTCATGGGCGACCAGCCGAGCCCGGCGGCGCGCGAGGAAATCTCGCGCAACATCGGCGAACTCGACCAGCTCATCGACGAGATCCTGCTGGCCAGCCGGCTCGACGCCAGCGAGGCCGACATGGGCACCATCGAAGCCGTCGACCTCACCGGCCTGGCCGCCGAAGAGTGCGCGCAGGTCAACGCCGAACTCGACCTGGCCGAAGGCACCGACAACGCCACGCTCACCGTGCCGGGCGTGTCGCGCCTGCTGCGCCGTGCGATCCGCAACCTGCTGGAGAACGCCCGCCGCTACGGCGCCGGCGAAATCAGCGTCGAGCTCGGCAGCGCCGGCGGCTACGCCACAGTGCGCGTCAACGACCGCGGACCGGGCGTGCCGGCTGCATTGCGCGACCGCATCTTCGAACCCTTCTATCGCCTGCCGGGCGCCAGCGAGCGCAACGGCGGTGTCGGCCTCGGGCTGGCGCTGGTGAAGTCGATCGCCGAGCGCCACGGCGGCTCGGTGCAGTGCGAAGACCGGCCGGGCGGGGGCGCGAGCTTCGTGATCCGCCTGCCGGCCAAAGCCACCGCCGCACCGCACTGA
- a CDS encoding zinc-finger domain-containing protein: MSTNAVVELLAKELNHQGGVFCPSPKADMKLWNGHPKVYLDVARTGEAKCPYCGTVYRLKAGETVSSRH, translated from the coding sequence ATGTCCACCAATGCAGTCGTCGAACTCCTCGCGAAGGAGCTCAACCACCAGGGCGGCGTGTTCTGCCCCAGCCCCAAGGCCGACATGAAGCTCTGGAACGGCCACCCGAAGGTCTACCTCGACGTGGCGCGCACCGGCGAAGCCAAGTGCCCGTACTGCGGCACGGTGTACCGCCTGAAGGCGGGCGAGACCGTCTCGAGCCGCCACTGA
- a CDS encoding glycerate kinase: MRPMNFQKLLVPVGAIALLGLSWHQYGWGGVAFAGGAIVMFLLMHFNRAMQVLKRAADRPIGTVASSVMLNAKLKPGVTLMHVIAMTRALGELRSPENEQPELYRWTDAGGSYVDAVFNGGKLQSWTLTRPETPADEETPAA, encoded by the coding sequence ATGCGCCCCATGAATTTCCAGAAATTGCTGGTGCCCGTGGGGGCCATCGCGCTCCTCGGCCTGTCGTGGCACCAATACGGATGGGGCGGCGTGGCGTTCGCCGGCGGCGCGATCGTGATGTTCCTGCTGATGCACTTCAACCGCGCCATGCAGGTGCTCAAGCGCGCCGCCGACCGGCCGATCGGCACGGTGGCGAGCTCGGTGATGCTCAATGCCAAGCTCAAGCCCGGCGTGACGCTGATGCACGTCATTGCGATGACGCGCGCGCTCGGCGAACTGCGCTCGCCCGAGAACGAGCAGCCCGAGCTGTACCGCTGGACCGACGCCGGCGGCTCTTACGTCGATGCCGTGTTCAACGGCGGCAAGCTGCAGAGCTGGACGCTCACGCGGCCCGAGACGCCGGCCGACGAAGAAACGCCCGCGGCCTGA
- the radA gene encoding DNA repair protein RadA, with protein MAKDKTTFVCSECGGTSPKWLGKCPSCGAWNTLIEQVAGSNAPANNRFGTQFSPLAGVSELATLSEIEATDIARTPTGIDELDRVLGGGIVSGGVTLIGGDPGIGKSTLLLQAVDALQRAGQNALYVTGEESGSQVALRSKRLGLDHSQVQVLAEIQLEKIIATLDATRPAIAVIDSIQTVYSDQLTSAPGSVAQVRECAAHLTRFAKTSGTAVVLVGHVTKEGALAGPRVLEHMVDTVLYFEGDTHSSFRLVRAIKNRFGAVNEIGVFAMTERGLKGVTNPSAIFLSQHDEPVPGSVVLVTLEGTRPMLVEIQALVDNGGPSPRRLSVGLDRDRLAMLLAVLHRHAGVACMDQDVFVNAVGGVRISEPAADLAVMLAITSSLRGKPLPKGFIAFGEVGLAGEVRPAPRGQERLREAAKLGFSVAVVPKANAPRKGAKEIEGLTIHPVDRIEEAMDVVRRLD; from the coding sequence ATGGCCAAGGACAAAACAACTTTCGTCTGCAGCGAATGCGGCGGCACCAGCCCCAAGTGGCTCGGCAAATGCCCGAGTTGCGGGGCATGGAACACATTGATAGAACAAGTGGCTGGCAGCAACGCACCGGCTAACAACCGCTTCGGCACGCAGTTCTCGCCGCTGGCGGGCGTCTCCGAACTGGCCACGCTCTCGGAAATCGAAGCGACCGACATCGCACGCACCCCCACCGGCATCGACGAACTCGACCGCGTGCTCGGCGGCGGCATCGTGTCGGGCGGCGTGACGCTCATCGGCGGCGACCCGGGCATCGGCAAGTCGACGCTGCTGCTGCAGGCGGTCGATGCGCTGCAGCGCGCGGGGCAGAACGCGCTGTACGTCACCGGCGAAGAAAGCGGCTCGCAGGTCGCGCTGCGCTCCAAACGGCTCGGGCTCGACCACTCGCAGGTGCAGGTGCTGGCCGAGATCCAGCTCGAAAAGATCATCGCCACTCTCGACGCCACGCGCCCGGCCATCGCGGTGATCGACTCGATCCAGACGGTGTACTCCGACCAGCTCACCTCCGCGCCCGGCTCGGTGGCGCAGGTGCGCGAATGCGCGGCGCACCTGACGCGCTTTGCCAAGACCAGCGGCACGGCCGTGGTGCTGGTGGGGCACGTCACCAAGGAAGGCGCGCTGGCCGGTCCGCGCGTGCTCGAACACATGGTCGACACGGTGCTGTATTTCGAAGGCGACACGCACTCGAGCTTTCGGCTCGTGCGCGCCATCAAGAACCGCTTCGGCGCGGTGAACGAGATCGGCGTGTTCGCCATGACCGAGCGCGGCCTGAAGGGCGTGACCAACCCGAGCGCGATCTTCCTGAGCCAGCACGACGAGCCGGTGCCGGGCAGCGTGGTGCTGGTCACGCTCGAAGGCACGCGGCCGATGCTGGTCGAAATCCAGGCGCTGGTCGACAACGGCGGGCCGAGCCCGCGTCGCCTCTCGGTGGGCCTGGACCGCGACCGCCTCGCGATGCTGCTGGCCGTGCTGCACCGCCACGCCGGCGTGGCCTGCATGGACCAGGACGTGTTCGTCAACGCGGTGGGCGGCGTGCGCATCAGCGAGCCCGCGGCCGACCTGGCCGTGATGCTGGCCATCACCTCGAGCCTGCGCGGCAAGCCGCTGCCCAAGGGCTTCATCGCCTTCGGCGAAGTGGGCCTGGCCGGCGAGGTGCGCCCCGCGCCGCGCGGCCAGGAGCGCCTGCGCGAGGCGGCCAAGCTGGGCTTCAGCGTGGCCGTGGTGCCGAAGGCCAACGCGCCGCGCAAGGGCGCGAAGGAGATCGAGGGCCTGACCATTCACCCGGTCGACCGCATCGAGGAAGCGATGGACGTGGTGCGCCGACTCGACTGA
- a CDS encoding recombination-associated protein RdgC, producing the protein MSVFKNVIVYRIEPAWSQSLTEAEEGLAKQRFVPCGPSQEKSAGWVEPRGEANGPLVESIDGQWLVEYMIESKQVPGSVVRRKLDERCAQIETTTGRKPGKKEKKELKEDITLELLPMAFTRSARVTVWIDKAENRLVINSGNASRADEVVTSLVKSLDGFAVALINTQIEPAAAMANWLLTQEPPAGFSIDRECELKASDDSKAVVRYAKHALDIDEVKQHITDGKRPTRLALTWDDRVSFELTHGLLIRKITFLEGTGDGAAGGKKEDNFDADVAIATGELGQLVPALLDALGGEAAFSAAPPDEAPKAAAIATAPAAQADTPEEEDAPF; encoded by the coding sequence GTGTCCGTATTCAAGAACGTCATCGTCTATCGCATCGAACCTGCCTGGTCCCAATCACTGACCGAGGCAGAAGAAGGGCTGGCCAAGCAACGCTTCGTGCCTTGCGGCCCCTCGCAGGAAAAGTCCGCCGGCTGGGTCGAGCCCCGCGGCGAAGCCAACGGCCCATTGGTCGAATCCATCGACGGCCAGTGGCTGGTCGAGTACATGATCGAAAGCAAGCAGGTCCCCGGCTCCGTGGTGCGCCGCAAGCTCGACGAGCGCTGCGCCCAGATCGAAACGACCACCGGCCGCAAACCCGGCAAGAAGGAAAAGAAGGAGCTCAAGGAAGACATCACCCTGGAGCTGCTGCCCATGGCCTTCACGCGCAGCGCGCGCGTCACGGTGTGGATCGACAAGGCCGAGAACCGCCTCGTGATCAACAGCGGCAACGCCTCGCGCGCCGACGAAGTGGTCACCAGCCTCGTGAAGTCGCTCGACGGCTTTGCCGTGGCGCTGATCAACACGCAGATCGAGCCGGCCGCCGCCATGGCCAACTGGCTGCTGACGCAGGAGCCGCCGGCCGGTTTCAGCATCGACCGCGAGTGTGAGCTCAAGGCCTCCGACGACTCGAAGGCCGTGGTGCGCTACGCCAAGCACGCGCTGGACATCGACGAGGTCAAGCAGCACATCACCGACGGCAAGCGCCCGACGCGCCTGGCGCTCACCTGGGACGACCGCGTGTCCTTCGAGCTCACGCACGGCTTGCTGATCCGCAAGATCACCTTCCTCGAAGGCACGGGCGACGGCGCGGCAGGCGGCAAGAAGGAAGACAACTTCGACGCCGACGTGGCCATTGCCACCGGCGAACTCGGCCAGCTGGTGCCGGCGCTGCTCGACGCGCTGGGCGGCGAGGCGGCGTTCTCGGCGGCACCGCCAGATGAAGCACCCAAGGCTGCGGCTATTGCCACCGCACCTGCGGCGCAGGCCGACACGCCCGAAGAAGAAGACGCGCCTTTCTAA
- a CDS encoding branched-chain amino acid transaminase, which produces MSSIPPSLDDRDGKIWMDGELVDWRDAKIHVLSHTLHYGCGAFEGVRAYKTADGGTSIFRLAEHTERLFNSAKILRMKIPFSQEQLNEAQKQVVRENKLESCYLRPLIWIGSEKLGVSPKGNKIHAMVAAWSWGAYLGEEGMRRGIRVKTSSYTRHHVNITMTQAKSVSNYTNSILANMEALDDGYDEALLLDASGFVSEGAGENVFVVKNGVVYTPDLSAGALNGITRNTILHICKDLGIELVQKRITRDEVYISDEAFFTGTAAEVTPIRELDRIEIGNRGDGGSRGPVTEKIQSAFFDIVNGKNPKYAHWLTKV; this is translated from the coding sequence ATGAGCTCGATCCCCCCCTCGCTGGACGACCGTGACGGCAAGATCTGGATGGACGGCGAACTCGTGGACTGGCGCGACGCCAAGATCCACGTGCTGAGCCACACGCTGCACTACGGGTGCGGCGCCTTCGAGGGCGTGCGCGCCTACAAGACGGCGGACGGCGGCACGTCCATCTTCCGCCTGGCCGAGCACACCGAGCGCCTGTTCAACAGCGCCAAGATCCTGCGCATGAAGATCCCCTTCTCGCAAGAGCAGCTGAACGAAGCCCAGAAGCAGGTCGTGCGCGAGAACAAGCTCGAAAGCTGCTACCTGCGCCCCCTCATCTGGATCGGCTCCGAGAAGCTGGGCGTGAGCCCCAAGGGCAACAAGATCCACGCCATGGTCGCCGCCTGGTCCTGGGGTGCGTACCTCGGCGAAGAAGGCATGCGCCGCGGCATCCGCGTGAAGACCTCGAGCTACACGCGCCACCACGTGAACATCACGATGACGCAGGCCAAGTCGGTCAGCAACTACACCAACTCGATCCTCGCCAACATGGAAGCGCTGGACGACGGCTACGACGAAGCGCTGCTGCTCGACGCGAGCGGCTTCGTGTCCGAAGGCGCGGGCGAGAACGTGTTCGTGGTCAAGAACGGCGTGGTCTACACGCCCGACCTGTCGGCCGGTGCCCTGAACGGCATCACGCGCAACACCATCCTGCACATCTGCAAGGATCTCGGCATCGAGCTCGTGCAAAAGCGCATCACGCGTGACGAGGTCTACATTTCCGACGAAGCCTTCTTCACTGGCACCGCCGCCGAAGTGACGCCCATCCGCGAACTCGACCGCATCGAAATCGGCAACCGTGGCGACGGTGGTTCGCGCGGCCCCGTCACCGAGAAGATCCAGTCGGCCTTCTTCGACATCGTGAACGGCAAGAATCCCAAGTACGCCCACTGGCTCACGAAGGTCTGA
- a CDS encoding response regulator transcription factor, whose translation MKRMSTPQLLMIEDDARLAQMVGEYLTQSGFAFNHAGDGASGLEQLQQHAPDLVILDLMLPDTDGLEVCRRIRALPGPLAKVSVLMLTAKGDPMDRIIGLEIGADDYLPKPFEPRELLARIRAVLRRRSENATEAEASTVMRFGTLEIDRNARTVSVAGALADLTSYQFDLLVAMAERAGRVLTRDQIMEAVRGRELEAFDRSIDVHMGRIRAAIEVDAKNPKRILTVRGVGYVFAKQQD comes from the coding sequence ATGAAGCGCATGAGCACCCCCCAACTCCTGATGATCGAAGACGACGCCCGCCTGGCGCAGATGGTGGGCGAGTACCTGACGCAGTCGGGCTTCGCCTTCAACCACGCCGGTGACGGCGCCAGCGGCCTGGAGCAGCTGCAGCAGCACGCGCCCGACCTGGTGATCCTCGACCTGATGCTGCCCGACACCGACGGCCTCGAGGTCTGCCGCCGCATCCGCGCCCTGCCCGGCCCGCTGGCCAAGGTGTCGGTGCTGATGCTGACCGCCAAGGGCGACCCGATGGACCGCATCATCGGCCTGGAAATCGGCGCCGACGACTACCTGCCCAAGCCCTTCGAGCCGCGCGAGCTGCTGGCGCGCATCCGCGCCGTGCTGCGCCGTCGCAGCGAGAACGCCACCGAGGCCGAAGCCTCCACGGTGATGCGCTTCGGCACGCTCGAGATCGACCGCAACGCGCGCACCGTGTCGGTGGCCGGCGCGCTGGCCGACCTCACCTCCTACCAGTTCGACCTGCTCGTGGCGATGGCCGAGCGCGCGGGCCGCGTGCTCACGCGCGACCAGATCATGGAAGCCGTGCGCGGCCGCGAACTCGAAGCCTTCGACCGCTCGATCGACGTGCACATGGGGCGCATCCGCGCCGCCATCGAGGTCGACGCGAAGAACCCGAAGCGCATCCTCACCGTGCGCGGCGTCGGCTACGTGTTCGCCAAGCAGCAAGATTAG
- a CDS encoding fumarylacetoacetate hydrolase family protein produces MTTSFLPTGTVYGTLLNFRAEAAALAPQMTEAPYKAPPKAPVLYVKTANTWSPHGSAIAVPASVPEVEVGASIGMVIGAEGDIEGFVLLNDLSIPHASFFRPPVKFKCVDGFLGIGPALRDAQDVADPAQFRVEVRINRELKQSIDFWQLVRPAPQLLADVGEFMTLAHGDVLMLGCDLGRPLARAGDRIDISAPGFETLSNTLVKEATA; encoded by the coding sequence ATGACCACTTCCTTTCTTCCCACCGGCACCGTGTACGGCACGCTGCTGAACTTCCGCGCCGAAGCCGCAGCGCTCGCGCCGCAGATGACCGAGGCGCCCTACAAGGCACCGCCGAAGGCGCCCGTGCTCTACGTGAAGACGGCCAACACCTGGAGCCCGCACGGCAGCGCGATCGCCGTGCCCGCTTCGGTGCCCGAGGTGGAAGTCGGCGCGAGCATCGGCATGGTGATCGGCGCCGAGGGCGACATCGAAGGCTTCGTGCTGCTGAACGACCTGTCGATTCCGCATGCGAGCTTCTTCCGCCCGCCGGTGAAGTTCAAGTGCGTCGACGGCTTCCTGGGCATCGGCCCGGCGCTGCGCGACGCGCAGGACGTGGCCGACCCGGCGCAGTTCCGCGTCGAGGTGCGCATCAACCGCGAGCTGAAGCAGTCGATCGACTTCTGGCAGCTGGTGCGCCCCGCACCGCAGCTGCTCGCCGACGTGGGCGAGTTCATGACGCTGGCGCATGGCGACGTGCTGATGCTCGGCTGCGACCTCGGCCGCCCGCTGGCCCGCGCGGGCGACCGCATCGACATCTCCGCGCCAGGGTTCGAAACCCTGAGCAATACGCTGGTGAAGGAAGCCACGGCATGA
- a CDS encoding ABZJ_00895 family protein gives MSIRGLLVRFGLAYLVLLLGIAIALSLLGVKTNAGTNTAALLGAVMWACMAFGKRNGRYFTREEKPRAVLGMLAVDLALQAAFGLGVGLLSGALAPQMGPLLFSLVFIGVLHAVTIYFFVGLSGKQVAAAQKQKTDRGQA, from the coding sequence GTGTCGATCCGCGGCCTGTTGGTGCGATTCGGCCTCGCCTACCTGGTGTTGCTGCTCGGCATCGCCATCGCGCTGAGCCTGCTGGGCGTCAAGACCAACGCCGGCACCAACACGGCGGCGCTGCTCGGCGCCGTCATGTGGGCGTGCATGGCGTTCGGCAAGCGCAACGGCCGCTACTTCACCCGCGAAGAAAAGCCGCGTGCCGTGCTCGGCATGCTGGCGGTCGACCTGGCACTCCAGGCCGCGTTCGGGCTGGGCGTGGGCCTGTTGTCCGGGGCCTTGGCCCCGCAGATGGGGCCGCTGCTGTTCTCGCTGGTCTTCATCGGCGTGCTGCACGCCGTGACGATCTATTTCTTTGTCGGGCTCAGCGGCAAGCAGGTTGCTGCTGCGCAGAAACAGAAGACTGACCGCGGTCAGGCCTGA
- a CDS encoding BCCT family transporter: MQLIVSAGLIAVVVLWGLVSPASLDRVFSTALADITRNFGWFYLWVVLGLVVLAFFLAFSRFGDLKLGDEDDEPEFSIGAWFSMLFAAGMGIGLVFWGVAEPISHYANPPPGVIAASPDAAGVAMRYAFFHWGLHPWAIYGIVGLSIAFFSFRRKALPLVSSATEALPWRFVQRLSPAFNVLAVVATAFGVAASLGMGATQINSGLHAAFGAEIGRWTQATIIVVTTALFITSAVTGVERGVKWLSMGNLVVAALLALTVLVVGPTIAIVETFTNTLGAYLADFVRMSLRMNPFRNSSWVADWTLFYWAWWLAWSPFVGLFIARVSRGRTIRQFILGTVIAPTLVGFAWFSVFGGAALNFEIFQGVPLVEAVKADVSTTMFVMFKAMPMGGLLSIVGTLLVFVFFVTSGDSATLVLGIMSTNGNPNPPARVKITWGVLVAAIALSLLFAGGIKAIQTATIVFALPFAFVILLMALSVTLAIRDDWRAEQKRERELRRKMRQLVNW, translated from the coding sequence ATGCAACTCATCGTCTCTGCCGGGCTGATCGCGGTGGTCGTGCTGTGGGGGCTGGTCTCTCCCGCGTCGCTCGACCGCGTGTTCAGCACCGCGCTCGCCGACATCACGCGCAACTTCGGCTGGTTCTACCTGTGGGTGGTGCTCGGGCTGGTGGTGCTGGCCTTCTTCCTGGCCTTCAGCCGCTTCGGCGACCTGAAGCTGGGCGATGAAGACGACGAGCCCGAGTTCTCCATCGGCGCGTGGTTTTCGATGCTGTTCGCGGCCGGCATGGGCATCGGCCTGGTGTTCTGGGGCGTGGCCGAGCCGATCTCGCACTATGCGAATCCGCCGCCCGGCGTGATCGCCGCTTCGCCCGATGCCGCGGGCGTGGCGATGCGCTACGCCTTCTTCCACTGGGGACTGCACCCCTGGGCGATCTACGGCATCGTGGGCCTGTCGATCGCCTTCTTCAGCTTCCGGCGCAAGGCGCTGCCGCTGGTCAGCTCGGCCACCGAGGCGCTGCCATGGCGCTTCGTGCAGCGGCTGTCGCCGGCCTTCAACGTGCTGGCCGTGGTGGCCACGGCCTTCGGTGTGGCGGCCTCGCTGGGCATGGGCGCCACGCAGATCAACAGCGGGCTGCACGCGGCCTTCGGTGCGGAGATCGGCCGCTGGACGCAGGCGACGATCATCGTGGTGACGACGGCGCTGTTCATCACCTCGGCGGTCACCGGCGTCGAGCGCGGCGTGAAGTGGCTGTCGATGGGCAACCTGGTGGTGGCGGCGCTGCTGGCGCTCACGGTGCTGGTCGTGGGGCCGACCATTGCCATCGTCGAGACCTTCACCAACACGTTGGGCGCGTACCTCGCCGATTTCGTGCGCATGAGCCTGCGCATGAACCCGTTTCGCAACAGCTCGTGGGTGGCCGACTGGACCTTGTTCTACTGGGCCTGGTGGCTGGCGTGGTCGCCGTTCGTGGGCCTGTTCATTGCGCGCGTCTCGCGCGGCCGCACGATCCGCCAGTTCATCCTGGGCACGGTGATCGCCCCGACGCTGGTGGGCTTCGCCTGGTTCTCGGTGTTCGGCGGCGCGGCGCTCAACTTCGAAATCTTCCAGGGCGTGCCGCTGGTCGAAGCGGTGAAGGCCGACGTGTCGACCACCATGTTCGTGATGTTCAAGGCCATGCCGATGGGCGGGCTGCTGTCGATCGTGGGCACGCTGCTGGTGTTCGTGTTCTTCGTGACCTCGGGCGATTCCGCGACGCTGGTGCTGGGCATCATGAGCACCAACGGCAACCCGAACCCGCCGGCCCGCGTGAAGATCACCTGGGGCGTGCTGGTGGCGGCGATTGCGCTGAGCCTGCTGTTCGCGGGCGGCATCAAGGCCATACAGACGGCGACCATCGTGTTCGCCTTGCCGTTCGCGTTCGTGATCCTGCTGATGGCGCTGTCGGTCACGCTGGCCATCCGCGACGACTGGAGGGCCGAGCAGAAGCGTGAGCGCGAGCTGCGGCGCAAGATGCGCCAACTCGTGAACTGGTAG
- a CDS encoding O-antigen ligase family protein, with protein sequence MQRSHIVRPAAMFWGLVVFMPVGVTYLSAIVLLLALLVGGGLRERYARLRANPLWWPVVAYVAWTFIVLAVRPHYPETPSNLFHGLRIAFTFLMAMALTREEALWALRGFLLIAALNIVLIVLHYTLGFPVPGALRGVVMEVGNKSISNALLFSIVAASAAVYGLSQITGHRPWRALAAFALVLGLGAVVALPLTSRTSVLALLLVIPVVCLHQWKNHLKALSAALILGAVVIGASLYQLPQLQQKVETGIEELEKAQAGAVFHGSWIIRYYMYRDTGAMIADQPVAGWGIGGWTDQWHKRGPALFADSNMPHNDFLWVGAQSGIPGILSLLAIMLIAVWQAWRRPDIAGRYALAATLIALIASSVNSAMRDAQIGLAVLWIAMVYLRLAQESQDPDPWRGLWPVRPARPARLQA encoded by the coding sequence ATGCAGAGATCGCACATCGTTCGGCCCGCGGCCATGTTCTGGGGGCTGGTGGTGTTCATGCCGGTCGGCGTCACCTACCTGTCGGCCATCGTGCTGCTGCTCGCCCTGCTCGTGGGCGGTGGCTTGCGCGAGCGGTATGCGCGGCTGCGCGCCAACCCGCTGTGGTGGCCGGTGGTCGCCTACGTGGCGTGGACCTTCATCGTGCTGGCCGTGCGGCCGCACTATCCCGAGACCCCTTCCAACCTGTTCCACGGGCTGCGCATCGCCTTCACCTTCCTGATGGCGATGGCGCTCACGCGCGAGGAGGCGCTGTGGGCGCTGCGCGGTTTCCTCTTGATCGCGGCGCTGAACATCGTGCTCATCGTGCTGCACTACACGCTGGGCTTTCCGGTGCCGGGCGCGCTGCGCGGCGTGGTGATGGAAGTGGGCAACAAGTCGATCAGCAACGCGCTGCTGTTCAGCATCGTCGCGGCCAGCGCGGCGGTCTACGGGCTCTCGCAGATCACGGGGCACCGGCCCTGGCGCGCGCTGGCGGCCTTTGCCCTCGTGCTCGGACTGGGCGCAGTGGTCGCGCTGCCGCTCACGTCGCGCACCTCGGTGCTCGCGCTGCTGCTGGTGATTCCGGTGGTCTGCCTGCACCAGTGGAAGAACCACCTGAAGGCGCTGTCGGCCGCGCTGATCCTCGGGGCGGTGGTAATCGGTGCGAGCCTGTACCAGCTGCCGCAGCTGCAGCAGAAGGTCGAGACCGGCATCGAGGAACTCGAGAAGGCGCAGGCCGGCGCCGTGTTCCACGGCAGCTGGATCATCCGCTACTACATGTACCGCGACACCGGCGCGATGATCGCCGACCAGCCCGTCGCGGGCTGGGGCATCGGCGGCTGGACCGACCAGTGGCACAAGCGCGGCCCGGCGCTGTTCGCCGACTCCAACATGCCGCACAACGACTTCCTCTGGGTGGGCGCGCAAAGCGGCATCCCGGGCATCCTGAGCCTGCTGGCGATCATGCTCATCGCCGTCTGGCAGGCCTGGCGCCGGCCGGACATCGCCGGCCGCTACGCACTGGCGGCCACGCTCATCGCACTCATTGCGTCGAGCGTGAACTCGGCGATGCGCGACGCGCAGATCGGCCTGGCGGTGCTGTGGATCGCGATGGTCTACCTGCGGCTGGCGCAGGAATCGCAGGACCCCGATCCGTGGCGCGGCCTGTGGCCGGTGCGGCCGGCGCGGCCGGCCCGTCTTCAGGCCTGA